A window of Phoenix dactylifera cultivar Barhee BC4 unplaced genomic scaffold, palm_55x_up_171113_PBpolish2nd_filt_p 000502F, whole genome shotgun sequence contains these coding sequences:
- the LOC120106246 gene encoding splicing factor YJU2-like isoform X2, with protein MRTQSVSVYRLVLGYAYPAYECFKTVELNKPEIEQLRFWCQYWYVLATCQTYLGIQIFRFYFKCTRCSAEIAFKTDPQNSDYVVASGASRNFEPWREEDEAVEKEKKKRAAEEMGDAMKSLENRAVDSKRDMDILAALEEMRSMKVPDTSTARRDDDGAECSP; from the exons ATGAGAACTCAGAGCGTTTCTGTCTATAGGTTGGTTCTTGGCTATGCTTATCCGGCATATGAATGCTTCAAAACTGTGGAGTTGAACAAGCCGGAGATTGAGCAGCTGAGATTCTGGTGTCAGTATTGGTACGTTCTTGCTACTTGTCAG ACTTATCTGGGAATTCAGATTTTTCGGTTCTACTTCAAATGCACCAGATGCTCGGCTGAAATTGCATTCAAAACAGATCCTCAGAATTCGGACTATGTTGTTGCATCGGGAGCATCCCGAAATTTTGAGCCTTGGCGGGAAGAGGACGAA GCagtagaaaaagagaagaagaaaagagctgcTGAAGAGATGGGGGATGCGATGAAGTCACTGGAAAACAGAGCAGTGGATTCAAAGAGAGATATGGACATACTTGCAGCACTAGAAGAAATGAGGTCTATGAAG gttccTGATACTTCAACAGCTCGCAGAGATGATGATGGGGCTGAATGCAGTCCCTGA
- the LOC120106246 gene encoding splicing factor YJU2-like isoform X1 codes for MMANFVTRSLALVLGYAYPAYECFKTVELNKPEIEQLRFWCQYWYVLATCQTYLGIQIFRFYFKCTRCSAEIAFKTDPQNSDYVVASGASRNFEPWREEDEAVEKEKKKRAAEEMGDAMKSLENRAVDSKRDMDILAALEEMRSMKVPDTSTARRDDDGAECSP; via the exons ATGATGGCAAATTTTGTTACAAGATCCTTGGC GTTGGTTCTTGGCTATGCTTATCCGGCATATGAATGCTTCAAAACTGTGGAGTTGAACAAGCCGGAGATTGAGCAGCTGAGATTCTGGTGTCAGTATTGGTACGTTCTTGCTACTTGTCAG ACTTATCTGGGAATTCAGATTTTTCGGTTCTACTTCAAATGCACCAGATGCTCGGCTGAAATTGCATTCAAAACAGATCCTCAGAATTCGGACTATGTTGTTGCATCGGGAGCATCCCGAAATTTTGAGCCTTGGCGGGAAGAGGACGAA GCagtagaaaaagagaagaagaaaagagctgcTGAAGAGATGGGGGATGCGATGAAGTCACTGGAAAACAGAGCAGTGGATTCAAAGAGAGATATGGACATACTTGCAGCACTAGAAGAAATGAGGTCTATGAAG gttccTGATACTTCAACAGCTCGCAGAGATGATGATGGGGCTGAATGCAGTCCCTGA
- the LOC103707695 gene encoding serine/threonine-protein kinase haspin homolog isoform X2 — protein MASRRGTGRDLWAEITSHEEEQQQPQPKTQIAVVYGRRRAEPSNPRDVQIRSSKDNRLSFGPSKRTSWNRSLSIRGRESIVVAAGVNLRHQPNQRGAPRKPKQGQRAKKAGQVPPDFTKEKSYFQEVDSFELLEESPSPKHFGTWVMGTKQDTIVHDLPAILERWRISKLASKYGSSKPLFKIMETPLIPSGQSSNALIEKTPERASWSRVTLNFTSSQRSNTAQPADDSLSTDLNENGVLTSFDALHIKDEGNLSDIGEDVETRREGDVGEELEGPIKKHQAASRLTSLGGECLSAFTQLLMVCQQSAPVRLSDVFSTYCDPSSIVKIGEGTYGEAFKAGDTVCKIVPIDGDLLVNGEVQKKSEEVLEEVMLSLTLNSLRGRQGEANSENACTSFIESKDFRVCQGAYDAGLVSAWENWDAKHGSENDHPKEFSEEQCYIVFVLADGGKDLESFVLLNFDEARGLLVQVTAALAVAETACEFEHRDLHWGNILLTRNEVATMNFTLQGKKMSAKTFGLTASIIDFTLSRINTGEAILFLDLSADPGLFEGPKGDKQSETYRKMKEVTEEFWEGSFPKTNVLWLVYLVDLLLTKKSFKRAAKDERELRSFKKRLNSYESAKDSLSDPFFSDLLFDRLL, from the exons ATGGCTTCTCGGAGAG GCACCGGAAGGGATCTCTGGGCGGAGATCACATCCCACGAAGAAGAACAGCAACAGCCACAACCTAAGACCCAAATCGCCGTGGTCTATGGGAGAAGAAGAGCAGAACCCTCGAATCCTAGAGACGTACAAAT CCGATCAAGTAAGGATAACCGATTGAGTTTTGGGCCGAGCAAGAGGACTAGCTGGAACCGGTCCCTTTCCATCAG AGGAAGGGAAAGTATTGTTGTTGCTGCCGGGGTGAATCTTAGGCATCAACCTAACCAAAGAGGAGCACCAAGGAAACCGAAGCAGGGTCAACGTGCA AAGAAGGCTGGGCAGGTGCCTCCAGATTTCACAAAGGAGAAGTCCTACTTCCAAGAAGTTGACTCCTTTGAGCTGTTGGAGGAAAGCCCTTCTCCCAAGCACTTTGGCACTTGGGTCATGGGCACAAAACAGGACACTATTGTGCATGATTTGCCCGCCATTTTGGAGAGATGGAGAATCTCCAAGCTTGCTTCTAAGTATGGGTCCTCTAAGCCACTGTTTAAGATTATGGAAACACCATTAATTCCCTCTGGGCAAAGTTCCAATGCTTTGATCGAAAAAACCCCGGAAAGGGCTTCATGGTCAAGGGTCACTTTGAATTTTACTTCTTCTCAGAGGAGCAATACTGCACAGCCTGCAGATGACAGTTTGAGCACAGACTTAAATGAGAATGGTGTCCTCACATCTTTTGATGCGCTTCACATAAAAGATGAAGGAAATTTGAGTGATATTGGTGAAGATGTGGAAACTAGGAGGGAAGGTGATGTAGGCGAAGAGCTAGAAGGACCAATAAAGAAGCATCAAGCTGCTTCACGCTTGACGTCATTGGGTGGTGAATGTTTGAGTGCATTCACCCAACTTCTAATGGTTTGCCAGCAGTCTGCTCCAGTAAGGCTATCAGATGTCTTCTCAACATATTG TGACCCAAGTAGTATTGTCAAGATTGGTGAAGGTACATATGGAGAGGCCTTTAAAGCTGGTGACACTGTATGCAAAATAGTTCCCATTGATGGAGATTTACTGGTGAATGGAGAAGTTCAGAAG AAATCTGAAGAAGTTCTAGAAGAAGTCATGCTTTCACTTACTCTGAATAGTTTAAGGGGACGACAAGGAGAAGCTAACAGTGAGAATGCATGCACAAGCTTCATAGAATCAAAAGA CTTTCGTGTTTGCCAAGGTGCCTATGATGCTGGCTTAGTTAGTGCATGGGAAAACTGGGATGCAAAGCATGGTTCTGAAAATGATCATCCCAAGGAATTTTCAGAGGAACAG TGTTATATTGTTTTTGTACTTGCTGATGGTGGTAAGGATCTTGAAAGTTTTGTGCTGTTAAATTTTGATGAGGCTCGAGGTTTATTGGTGCAA GTAACAGCTGCATTGGCTGTGGCAGAAACTGCATGCGAATTTGAACATCGAGACTTGCACTG GGGCAACATTCTTTTAACTCGCAATGAAGTTGCAACCATGaatttcactcttcaagggaagAAAATGAGTGCTAAGACATTTGGATTAACAGCATCGATTATTGATTTTACACTTTCTCGGATCAACACTG GGGAAGCTATACTGTTTCTTGACTTATCTGCTGATCCTGGTCTCTTTGAGGGTCCGAAAGGAGATAAACAG TCAGAAACATATCGAAAAATGAAAGAAGTAACTGAAGAGTTCTGGGAGGGAAG TTTCCCAAAGACAAATGTCCTTTGGTTAGTGTATCTGGTAGACCTTTTATTGACAAAGAAATCCTTT AAACGAGCAGCAAAGGATGAGAGGGAACTTCGATCATTCAAAAAGCGATTAAACTCATACGAGTCTGCTAAAGATTCTCTTTCTGATCCCTTCTTCAGTGATTTATTGTTTGATCGCTTGTTATGA
- the LOC120106246 gene encoding splicing factor YJU2-like isoform X3 — protein MMANFVTRSLALVLGYAYPAYECFKTVELNKPEIEQLRFWCQYWYVLATCQTYLGIQIFRFYFKCTRCSAEIAFKTDPQNSDYVVASGASRNFEPWREEDEAVEKEKKKRAAEEMGDAMKSLENRAVDSKRDMDILAALEEMRSMKV, from the exons ATGATGGCAAATTTTGTTACAAGATCCTTGGC GTTGGTTCTTGGCTATGCTTATCCGGCATATGAATGCTTCAAAACTGTGGAGTTGAACAAGCCGGAGATTGAGCAGCTGAGATTCTGGTGTCAGTATTGGTACGTTCTTGCTACTTGTCAG ACTTATCTGGGAATTCAGATTTTTCGGTTCTACTTCAAATGCACCAGATGCTCGGCTGAAATTGCATTCAAAACAGATCCTCAGAATTCGGACTATGTTGTTGCATCGGGAGCATCCCGAAATTTTGAGCCTTGGCGGGAAGAGGACGAA GCagtagaaaaagagaagaagaaaagagctgcTGAAGAGATGGGGGATGCGATGAAGTCACTGGAAAACAGAGCAGTGGATTCAAAGAGAGATATGGACATACTTGCAGCACTAGAAGAAATGAGGTCTATGAAGGTATAA
- the LOC103707695 gene encoding serine/threonine-protein kinase haspin homolog isoform X1, with product MASRRGTGRDLWAEITSHEEEQQQPQPKTQIAVVYGRRRAEPSNPRDVQISRSSKDNRLSFGPSKRTSWNRSLSIRGRESIVVAAGVNLRHQPNQRGAPRKPKQGQRAKKAGQVPPDFTKEKSYFQEVDSFELLEESPSPKHFGTWVMGTKQDTIVHDLPAILERWRISKLASKYGSSKPLFKIMETPLIPSGQSSNALIEKTPERASWSRVTLNFTSSQRSNTAQPADDSLSTDLNENGVLTSFDALHIKDEGNLSDIGEDVETRREGDVGEELEGPIKKHQAASRLTSLGGECLSAFTQLLMVCQQSAPVRLSDVFSTYCDPSSIVKIGEGTYGEAFKAGDTVCKIVPIDGDLLVNGEVQKKSEEVLEEVMLSLTLNSLRGRQGEANSENACTSFIESKDFRVCQGAYDAGLVSAWENWDAKHGSENDHPKEFSEEQCYIVFVLADGGKDLESFVLLNFDEARGLLVQVTAALAVAETACEFEHRDLHWGNILLTRNEVATMNFTLQGKKMSAKTFGLTASIIDFTLSRINTGEAILFLDLSADPGLFEGPKGDKQSETYRKMKEVTEEFWEGSFPKTNVLWLVYLVDLLLTKKSFKRAAKDERELRSFKKRLNSYESAKDSLSDPFFSDLLFDRLL from the exons ATGGCTTCTCGGAGAG GCACCGGAAGGGATCTCTGGGCGGAGATCACATCCCACGAAGAAGAACAGCAACAGCCACAACCTAAGACCCAAATCGCCGTGGTCTATGGGAGAAGAAGAGCAGAACCCTCGAATCCTAGAGACGTACAAAT AAGCCGATCAAGTAAGGATAACCGATTGAGTTTTGGGCCGAGCAAGAGGACTAGCTGGAACCGGTCCCTTTCCATCAG AGGAAGGGAAAGTATTGTTGTTGCTGCCGGGGTGAATCTTAGGCATCAACCTAACCAAAGAGGAGCACCAAGGAAACCGAAGCAGGGTCAACGTGCA AAGAAGGCTGGGCAGGTGCCTCCAGATTTCACAAAGGAGAAGTCCTACTTCCAAGAAGTTGACTCCTTTGAGCTGTTGGAGGAAAGCCCTTCTCCCAAGCACTTTGGCACTTGGGTCATGGGCACAAAACAGGACACTATTGTGCATGATTTGCCCGCCATTTTGGAGAGATGGAGAATCTCCAAGCTTGCTTCTAAGTATGGGTCCTCTAAGCCACTGTTTAAGATTATGGAAACACCATTAATTCCCTCTGGGCAAAGTTCCAATGCTTTGATCGAAAAAACCCCGGAAAGGGCTTCATGGTCAAGGGTCACTTTGAATTTTACTTCTTCTCAGAGGAGCAATACTGCACAGCCTGCAGATGACAGTTTGAGCACAGACTTAAATGAGAATGGTGTCCTCACATCTTTTGATGCGCTTCACATAAAAGATGAAGGAAATTTGAGTGATATTGGTGAAGATGTGGAAACTAGGAGGGAAGGTGATGTAGGCGAAGAGCTAGAAGGACCAATAAAGAAGCATCAAGCTGCTTCACGCTTGACGTCATTGGGTGGTGAATGTTTGAGTGCATTCACCCAACTTCTAATGGTTTGCCAGCAGTCTGCTCCAGTAAGGCTATCAGATGTCTTCTCAACATATTG TGACCCAAGTAGTATTGTCAAGATTGGTGAAGGTACATATGGAGAGGCCTTTAAAGCTGGTGACACTGTATGCAAAATAGTTCCCATTGATGGAGATTTACTGGTGAATGGAGAAGTTCAGAAG AAATCTGAAGAAGTTCTAGAAGAAGTCATGCTTTCACTTACTCTGAATAGTTTAAGGGGACGACAAGGAGAAGCTAACAGTGAGAATGCATGCACAAGCTTCATAGAATCAAAAGA CTTTCGTGTTTGCCAAGGTGCCTATGATGCTGGCTTAGTTAGTGCATGGGAAAACTGGGATGCAAAGCATGGTTCTGAAAATGATCATCCCAAGGAATTTTCAGAGGAACAG TGTTATATTGTTTTTGTACTTGCTGATGGTGGTAAGGATCTTGAAAGTTTTGTGCTGTTAAATTTTGATGAGGCTCGAGGTTTATTGGTGCAA GTAACAGCTGCATTGGCTGTGGCAGAAACTGCATGCGAATTTGAACATCGAGACTTGCACTG GGGCAACATTCTTTTAACTCGCAATGAAGTTGCAACCATGaatttcactcttcaagggaagAAAATGAGTGCTAAGACATTTGGATTAACAGCATCGATTATTGATTTTACACTTTCTCGGATCAACACTG GGGAAGCTATACTGTTTCTTGACTTATCTGCTGATCCTGGTCTCTTTGAGGGTCCGAAAGGAGATAAACAG TCAGAAACATATCGAAAAATGAAAGAAGTAACTGAAGAGTTCTGGGAGGGAAG TTTCCCAAAGACAAATGTCCTTTGGTTAGTGTATCTGGTAGACCTTTTATTGACAAAGAAATCCTTT AAACGAGCAGCAAAGGATGAGAGGGAACTTCGATCATTCAAAAAGCGATTAAACTCATACGAGTCTGCTAAAGATTCTCTTTCTGATCCCTTCTTCAGTGATTTATTGTTTGATCGCTTGTTATGA